A genomic window from Vitis riparia cultivar Riparia Gloire de Montpellier isolate 1030 chromosome 18, EGFV_Vit.rip_1.0, whole genome shotgun sequence includes:
- the LOC117906483 gene encoding arabinosyltransferase RRA3-like → MAGRRDGFMTRNSNGNSLRGSRIAVAITIGVLLGCVFAFLYPHGLFRSDPQIINPRLVKSNLQVGSPSCESPERLKMLKSDIVALSEKNADLKKQVRELTEKLRLAEQGKDQAQKQFMVLGEQHKAGPFGTVKSLRTNPTLIPDESVNPRLAKILEEVAVRKELIVALANSNVKSSLEVWFANIKRVGIPNYLVVALDDDIENFCKSNNVPVYKRDPDEGIDSVARTGGNHAVSGLKFRILREFLQLGYSVLLSDIDIVYLQNPFDYLYRDSDVESMTDGHNNYTAYGYNDVFDEPAMGWARYAHTMRIWVYNSGFFYIRPTIPSIELLDRVADRLANSKAWDQAVFNEELFFPSHPGYTGLHASRRTMDFYLFMNSKVLFKTVRKDAKLKKLKPVIVHVNYHPDKLSRMKAVVEFYVNGKQDALDSFPDGSNW, encoded by the exons ATGGCGGGTCGTAGGGACGGGTTTATGACGAGAAACAGCAACGGTAACTCGCTTCGCGGATCTCGAATCGCCGTAGCTATCACGATCGGAGTTCTTCTAGGATGCGTCTTTGCCTTCTTGTATCCTCACGGATTATTCCGCTCCGATCCACAAATCATAAATCCTCGGCTTGTAAAATCTAATCTCCAG GTTGGTTCTCCCTCATGTGAATCCCCAGAACGGCTTAAGATGCTCAAGTCTGATATTGTGGCATTATCAGAGAAGAATGCTGATCTGAAGAAGCAGGTCAGGGAGCTAACGGAAAAGCTACGGCTGGCTGAACAGGGAAAAGACCAGGCTCAAAAGCAGTTTATGGTATTGGGTGAACAGCATAAAGCCGGGCCTTTTGGTACGGTAAAGAGTTTGAGAACCAACCCAACTCTTATCCCTGATGAATCCGTGAACCCAAGGTTGGCAAAGATCTTGGAGGAAGTTGCTGTTAGGAAAGAGCTTATAGTTGCTCTCGCCAATTCAAATGTGAAATCATCATTGGAGGTGTGGTTCGCTAACATCAAGAGAGTGGGTATACCCAATTACCTGGTTGTGGCATTAGATGACGACATTGAAAATTTCTGCAAATCCAATAATGTCCCAGTGTACAAGAGAGACCCAGATGAAGGTATTGATTCAGTTGCAAGAACAGGAGGTAACCATGCTGTCTCAGGACTGAAGTTTCGGATCTTGAGGGAATTCTTGCAGCTGGGTTACAGTGTTCTGCTCTCAGATATTGATATAGTTTACTTGCAAAATCCATTTGATTATCTTTACCGTGATTCTGATGTGGAATCCATGACTGATGGTCACAACAACTATACAGCTTATGGATATAATGATGTCTTTGATGAACCAGCTATGGGTTGGGCTCGATATGCTCACACCATGAGGATATGGGTATATAACTCTGGCTTTTTCTACATAAGACCTACAATTCCTTCAATTGAGCTTTTGGATCGTGTAGCTGACAGGCTTGCTAACTCGAAAGCATGGGACCAGGCTGTTTTCAATGAGGAGCTCTTTTTCCCTTCACATCCTGGGTACACTGGACTTCATGCTTCCAGGAGAACTATGGATTTCTATCTCTTTATGAATAGTAAGGTCCTCTTCAAGACGGTGAGGAAGGATGCTAAACTAAAAAAGCTGAAGCCAGTCATTGTTCATGTGAATTATCACCCGGATAAACTTTCCAGGATGAAAGCAGTTGTCGAGTTCTATGTTAATGGCAAGCAAGATGCACTGGATTCTTTCCCTGATGGTTCTAACTGGTAG
- the LOC117906767 gene encoding J domain-containing protein required for chloroplast accumulation response 1 isoform X1, translating into MIGSVLISMERCCHKENTVLGCRDQRSLVTSVSSPKTPLRHSDVDFHDVFGGPPRRLSNQVTRYSFGEGTEPSALRGGEDGVSVCNPWTGLSEKPVFGEDGGNRRRYHSEDFFDDIFRGDNSVNTSPRGHDLDPFSSSPGSRVLSPAQPLPPPQAEIFGSSSNPAQLSTSLPSKVTRAMDFHSLREPGASNGTSYPYSPPSRFSNQTIKGQDGLKNDPWPSYRQSRLSHEFSLAGDESPKLTTSNRADMGDNLENGSNSSKVEINTSQSHFSLYKWASKGVPFVTPLRRLNSSRTKVKSKTERCSSTNGRFQSGRMVSELPEAILHDVEYHYTDDTSAITKSFKIDREKQKNDTLFTKITQDRLEECQIVEEVVLAIPNLEPLNKTHNRIEDDAVLSNTRKEGKPYSLSETGLCGKAEKEISVLAHEVSNPELKSLRSLLHETDDGQGTDKVTGKDGGKESMLKTTKKSSVDVVPENAKEQERKGIASDSALVDKASFQCSPRNSGDSLGRNGVKGKVREFVKKLNQEASSKPITDSEPSDPRSQSSRRKNAGSFRAEKGAHVSATETDEQMHMDNANRKKMVPDASIMVDENPKQQQRRYSGLKTAIHKSSGTTYVQKDSLASVSIPDDSVAALRDRQDSFQGNFVIEELSQEQSKQPQIDEDHDEIQVSDAKIRQWLSGKEGNIRSLLSTLQYVLWPESGWKPVPLVDIIEGNAVKRAYQKALLCLHPDKLQQKGAAVHQKYIAEKVFDSLQEAWTHFNSLGSF; encoded by the exons ATGATTGGGTCGGTTCTGATATCGATGGAGCGGTGCTGTCATAAAGAGAATACTGTGCTGGGCTGCAGGGATCAGAGATCACTCGTGACCTCTGTTTCGTCGCCCAAGACTCCGTTGAGACACTCCGACGTCGATTTTCACGACGTCTTCGGCGGTCCGCCGCGGCGGTTGTCGAATCAGGTTACGCGATACAGCTTCGGGGAAGGTACGGAACCATCCGCGTTGAGAGGAGGTGAGGATGGGGTTTCGGTCTGCAATCCGTGGACTGGTCTCAGTGAGAAGCCTGTGTTTGGCGAAGACGGTGGTAATCGGCGGCGGTACCACAGCGAGGACTTCTTCGACGATATCTTTAGAGGCGACAACTCTGTGAATACCAGTCCAAGAGGGCACGATCTGGATCCGTTTTCTTCTTCTCCGGGTTCGCGGGTTCTGAGCCCCGCCCAGCCATTGCCGCCGCCCCAAGCGGAGATTTTCGGAAGCTCGTCTAATCCTGCTCAATTGAG CACCAGCCTCCCCTCAAAAGTGACCAGAGCAATGGATTTTCACTCACTTAGGGAACCCGGTGCTTCAAATGGGACAAGCTATCCATATTCTCCACCCTCGAgattttcaaatcaaacaatcaaaggtCAGGATGGGCTGAAAAATGACCCTTGGCCATCTTATCGCCAGAGTCGGTTATCCCATGAATTTTCTCTTGCAGGTGACGAGTCACCAAAGCTGACCACATCTAATAGAGCAGACATGGGAGACAACTTGGAAAATGGTTCAAATAGCTCCAAGGTTGAAATCAATACCAGCCAATCCCACTTTTCTCTATACAAATGGGCAAGTAAAGGCGTACCATTTGTAACCCCTCTTAGGAGACTAAACAGTTCAAGGACAAAAGTAAAGAGCAAGACTGAGAGATGCTCAAGCACTAATGGAAGGTTCCAAAGTGGGAGAATGGTGAGTGAATTACCCGAAGCAATTCTGCATGATGTTGAATATCATtatactgatgatacatcagcAATTACCAAGTCCTTCAAGATTGACCGTGAGAAGCAAAAAAATGACACTCTTTTTACTAAAATCACTCAAGACAGATTAGAAGAGTGCCAAATTGTTGAAGAGGTGGTTCTTGCTATTCCCAATCTGGAACCCCTGAATAAAACTCATAACAGAATTGAAGATGATGCTGTATTGTCCAATACAAGAAAAGAAGGGAAACCTTATTCTTTGTCTGAAACAGGTTTATGTGGAAAAGCAGAGAAAGAAATTTCTGTGCTTGCACATGAAGTTAGCAACCCTGAGTTGAAATCTCTACGTTCATTGTTGCATGAGACTGATGATGGACAAG GCACCGATAAGGTAACTGGTAAGGATGGAGGTAAAGAAAGCATGCTAAAAACTACCAAAAAATCATCTGTAGATGTTGTCCCTGAAAATGCAAAGGAGCAGGAAAGAAAAGGAATCGCTTCAGATAGCGCATTAGTGGACAAAGCTAGCTTTCAATGTTCACCCAGAAATTCAGGAGACAGTCTTGGGAGAAATGGAGTCAAGGGAAAGGTCAGGGAATTTGTTAAGAAACTCAACCAAGAAGCTTCTTCAAAACCCATAACTGATAGTGAACCTAGTGATCCTCGAAGTCAGAGCTCTAGACGGAAAAATGCTGGCTCTTTTAGAGCTGAGAAAGGAGCACACGTTAGTGCAACTGAAACGGATGAACAAATGCATATGGACAATGCGAACAGGAAGAAAATGGTACCAGATGCTTCTATCATG gtagaTGAAAATCCTAAACAGCAGCAGAGACGATATTCTGGTTTAAAAACAGCCATCCATAAATCTAGTGGTACTACTTATGTCCAGAAGGATAGCTTGGCATCAG TATCAATACCTGATGATTCTGTGGCGGCACTTAGAGACAGACAGGATTCCTTCCAAGGGAACTTTGTG ATAGAAGAATTATCTCAAGAGCAGAGCAAACAACCACAAATTGATGAAGATCATGATGAAATCCAA GTTTCAGATGCTAAAATTCGACAGTGGTTGAGTGGGAAGGAAGGAAACATACGCTCACTTCTGTCAACTTTACAATAT GTTCTATGGCCTGAGAGTGGATGGAAGCCTGTGCCTCTAGTCGATATAATTGAAGGAAATGCAGTAAAGAGAGCTTATCAGAAAGCTTTACTTTGTCTACACCCAGACAAGCTACAGCAGAAGGGTGCTGCTGTGCATCAAAAATACATTGcagaaaaagtttttgattcTTTGCAG GAGGCGTGGACTCATTTCAATTCTCTCGGTTCATTTTGA
- the LOC117906484 gene encoding G-box-binding factor 1-like isoform X1, translated as MDFHITPHAMRTVKLQNFGHQAMGDGEESTPPKSSKPPASTQETPSTPSYPDWSTSMQAYYGAGATPPPFFPSPVAPPSPHPYLWGGQHPMMPPYGTPLPYPALYPHGALYAHPSMATAQGVALTNTDMEVKTPDGKDPASIKKSTAASGNMGLISGKSGESGKAASVSGNDGASQSGESGSEASSDATDENANQASSAVKKRSFNLADGSNAKSNSAAQYTGGNHSASVPGKPVVPMPTTSLNIGMDLWNASPAGGTPMKTRPQSSGASPQVASATIVGREGMLQDHQWIQDERELKRQRRKQSNRESARRSRLRKQAECEELQSKVENLSNENHVLREELHRLAEQCEKLTSENNSIMEELTQLYGPEATSSLQDNNHNLVLHPINGEDNGHVQDASPLNNSSSTSDQNGKFSSNGKI; from the exons ATGGACTTCCACATCACTCCACACGCCATGCGAACAG TGAAACTACAGAATTTCGGTCACCAAGCAATGGGGGATGGTGAGGAGAGCACACCTCCCAAGTCTTCTAAACCACCTGCTTCAACACAG GAGACACCATCAACCCCTTCATATCCTGACTGGTCAACATCTATGCag GCCTACTATGGTGCTGGAGCTACTCCGCCTCCTTTTTTCCCTTCCCCTGTTGCACCCCCATCCCCTCATCCGTACCTATGGGGAGGTCAG CATCCAATGATGCCACCATATGGAACTCCACTTCCATACCCAGCTCTCTATCCTCATGGGGCCCTCTATGCTCATCCTAGCATGGCTACG GCTCAGGGTGTGGCACTGACAAATACAGACATGGAAGTAAAGACCCCTGATGGAAAAGACCCAGcatcaattaaaaaatcaacGGCAGCTTCAGGAAACATGGGTTTGATCAGTGGCAAATCTGGGGAAAGCGGAAAGGCAGCTTCAGTTTCTGGCAATGATGGTGCTTCACAAAG TGGGGAGAGTGGTAGTGAGGCCTCATCAGATGCGACTGATGAGAATGCTAACCAA GCATCTTCTGCAGTAAAGAAGAGAAGCTTCAACCTTGCTGATG GATCAAATGCAAAGAGTAACAGTGCTGCTCAGTACACTGGTGGAAATCATTCAGCCTCAGTTCCAGGCAAGCCTGTGGTACCTATGCCTACAACCAGTTTAAATATTGGGATGGACCTGTGGAATGCATCCCCTGCTGGAGGCACACCCATGAAGACAAGACCACAGTCATCTGGTGCCTCACCTCAAGTGGCTTCAGCAACTATAGTTGGACGTGAAGGCATGTTACAGGATCATCAATGGATTCAA GATGAACGTGAACTCAAACGACAAAGGAGAAAGCAATCCAATAGGGAGTCAGCTAGGAGATCAAGATTGCGTAAGCAG GCTGAATGTGAAGAATTACAATCAAAGGTCGAAAATTTGAGCAATGAGAATCATGTGCTGAGAGAGGAGCTGCATAGGCTTGCTGAGCAGTGCGAGAAGCTTACATCTGAGAATAATTCCATAATG GAGGAGTTGACACAATTGTATGGGCCAGAGGCAACATCTAGCCTTCAAGATAACAACCACAACTTGGTTCTCCATCCTATCAATGGTGAAGACAATGGCCATGTACAAGATGCTTCCCCTCTAAACAACTCCAGTTCCACGTCTGATCAAAATGGGAAATTCAGCTCCAATGGGAAGATTTGA
- the LOC117906484 gene encoding G-box-binding factor 1-like isoform X2 — translation MGDGEESTPPKSSKPPASTQETPSTPSYPDWSTSMQAYYGAGATPPPFFPSPVAPPSPHPYLWGGQHPMMPPYGTPLPYPALYPHGALYAHPSMATAQGVALTNTDMEVKTPDGKDPASIKKSTAASGNMGLISGKSGESGKAASVSGNDGASQSGESGSEASSDATDENANQASSAVKKRSFNLADGSNAKSNSAAQYTGGNHSASVPGKPVVPMPTTSLNIGMDLWNASPAGGTPMKTRPQSSGASPQVASATIVGREGMLQDHQWIQDERELKRQRRKQSNRESARRSRLRKQAECEELQSKVENLSNENHVLREELHRLAEQCEKLTSENNSIMEELTQLYGPEATSSLQDNNHNLVLHPINGEDNGHVQDASPLNNSSSTSDQNGKFSSNGKI, via the exons ATGGGGGATGGTGAGGAGAGCACACCTCCCAAGTCTTCTAAACCACCTGCTTCAACACAG GAGACACCATCAACCCCTTCATATCCTGACTGGTCAACATCTATGCag GCCTACTATGGTGCTGGAGCTACTCCGCCTCCTTTTTTCCCTTCCCCTGTTGCACCCCCATCCCCTCATCCGTACCTATGGGGAGGTCAG CATCCAATGATGCCACCATATGGAACTCCACTTCCATACCCAGCTCTCTATCCTCATGGGGCCCTCTATGCTCATCCTAGCATGGCTACG GCTCAGGGTGTGGCACTGACAAATACAGACATGGAAGTAAAGACCCCTGATGGAAAAGACCCAGcatcaattaaaaaatcaacGGCAGCTTCAGGAAACATGGGTTTGATCAGTGGCAAATCTGGGGAAAGCGGAAAGGCAGCTTCAGTTTCTGGCAATGATGGTGCTTCACAAAG TGGGGAGAGTGGTAGTGAGGCCTCATCAGATGCGACTGATGAGAATGCTAACCAA GCATCTTCTGCAGTAAAGAAGAGAAGCTTCAACCTTGCTGATG GATCAAATGCAAAGAGTAACAGTGCTGCTCAGTACACTGGTGGAAATCATTCAGCCTCAGTTCCAGGCAAGCCTGTGGTACCTATGCCTACAACCAGTTTAAATATTGGGATGGACCTGTGGAATGCATCCCCTGCTGGAGGCACACCCATGAAGACAAGACCACAGTCATCTGGTGCCTCACCTCAAGTGGCTTCAGCAACTATAGTTGGACGTGAAGGCATGTTACAGGATCATCAATGGATTCAA GATGAACGTGAACTCAAACGACAAAGGAGAAAGCAATCCAATAGGGAGTCAGCTAGGAGATCAAGATTGCGTAAGCAG GCTGAATGTGAAGAATTACAATCAAAGGTCGAAAATTTGAGCAATGAGAATCATGTGCTGAGAGAGGAGCTGCATAGGCTTGCTGAGCAGTGCGAGAAGCTTACATCTGAGAATAATTCCATAATG GAGGAGTTGACACAATTGTATGGGCCAGAGGCAACATCTAGCCTTCAAGATAACAACCACAACTTGGTTCTCCATCCTATCAATGGTGAAGACAATGGCCATGTACAAGATGCTTCCCCTCTAAACAACTCCAGTTCCACGTCTGATCAAAATGGGAAATTCAGCTCCAATGGGAAGATTTGA
- the LOC117906767 gene encoding J domain-containing protein required for chloroplast accumulation response 1 isoform X2 has translation MIGSVLISMERCCHKENTVLGCRDQRSLVTSVSSPKTPLRHSDVDFHDVFGGPPRRLSNQVTRYSFGEGTEPSALRGGEDGVSVCNPWTGLSEKPVFGEDGGNRRRYHSEDFFDDIFRGDNSVNTSPRGHDLDPFSSSPGSRVLSPAQPLPPPQAEIFGSSSNPAQLSTSLPSKVTRAMDFHSLREPGASNGTSYPYSPPSRFSNQTIKGQDGLKNDPWPSYRQSRLSHEFSLAGDESPKLTTSNRADMGDNLENGSNSSKVEINTSQSHFSLYKWASKGVPFVTPLRRLNSSRTKVKSKTERCSSTNGRFQSGRMVSELPEAILHDVEYHYTDDTSAITKSFKIDREKQKNDTLFTKITQDRLEECQIVEEVVLAIPNLEPLNKTHNRIEDDAVLSNTRKEGKPYSLSETGLCGKAEKEISVLAHEVSNPELKSLRSLLHETDDGQGTDKVTGKDGGKESMLKTTKKSSVDVVPENAKEQERKGIASDSALVDKASFQCSPRNSGDSLGRNGVKGKVREFVKKLNQEASSKPITDSEPSDPRSQSSRRKNAGSFRAEKGAHVSATETDEQMHMDNANRKKMVDENPKQQQRRYSGLKTAIHKSSGTTYVQKDSLASVSIPDDSVAALRDRQDSFQGNFVIEELSQEQSKQPQIDEDHDEIQVSDAKIRQWLSGKEGNIRSLLSTLQYVLWPESGWKPVPLVDIIEGNAVKRAYQKALLCLHPDKLQQKGAAVHQKYIAEKVFDSLQEAWTHFNSLGSF, from the exons ATGATTGGGTCGGTTCTGATATCGATGGAGCGGTGCTGTCATAAAGAGAATACTGTGCTGGGCTGCAGGGATCAGAGATCACTCGTGACCTCTGTTTCGTCGCCCAAGACTCCGTTGAGACACTCCGACGTCGATTTTCACGACGTCTTCGGCGGTCCGCCGCGGCGGTTGTCGAATCAGGTTACGCGATACAGCTTCGGGGAAGGTACGGAACCATCCGCGTTGAGAGGAGGTGAGGATGGGGTTTCGGTCTGCAATCCGTGGACTGGTCTCAGTGAGAAGCCTGTGTTTGGCGAAGACGGTGGTAATCGGCGGCGGTACCACAGCGAGGACTTCTTCGACGATATCTTTAGAGGCGACAACTCTGTGAATACCAGTCCAAGAGGGCACGATCTGGATCCGTTTTCTTCTTCTCCGGGTTCGCGGGTTCTGAGCCCCGCCCAGCCATTGCCGCCGCCCCAAGCGGAGATTTTCGGAAGCTCGTCTAATCCTGCTCAATTGAG CACCAGCCTCCCCTCAAAAGTGACCAGAGCAATGGATTTTCACTCACTTAGGGAACCCGGTGCTTCAAATGGGACAAGCTATCCATATTCTCCACCCTCGAgattttcaaatcaaacaatcaaaggtCAGGATGGGCTGAAAAATGACCCTTGGCCATCTTATCGCCAGAGTCGGTTATCCCATGAATTTTCTCTTGCAGGTGACGAGTCACCAAAGCTGACCACATCTAATAGAGCAGACATGGGAGACAACTTGGAAAATGGTTCAAATAGCTCCAAGGTTGAAATCAATACCAGCCAATCCCACTTTTCTCTATACAAATGGGCAAGTAAAGGCGTACCATTTGTAACCCCTCTTAGGAGACTAAACAGTTCAAGGACAAAAGTAAAGAGCAAGACTGAGAGATGCTCAAGCACTAATGGAAGGTTCCAAAGTGGGAGAATGGTGAGTGAATTACCCGAAGCAATTCTGCATGATGTTGAATATCATtatactgatgatacatcagcAATTACCAAGTCCTTCAAGATTGACCGTGAGAAGCAAAAAAATGACACTCTTTTTACTAAAATCACTCAAGACAGATTAGAAGAGTGCCAAATTGTTGAAGAGGTGGTTCTTGCTATTCCCAATCTGGAACCCCTGAATAAAACTCATAACAGAATTGAAGATGATGCTGTATTGTCCAATACAAGAAAAGAAGGGAAACCTTATTCTTTGTCTGAAACAGGTTTATGTGGAAAAGCAGAGAAAGAAATTTCTGTGCTTGCACATGAAGTTAGCAACCCTGAGTTGAAATCTCTACGTTCATTGTTGCATGAGACTGATGATGGACAAG GCACCGATAAGGTAACTGGTAAGGATGGAGGTAAAGAAAGCATGCTAAAAACTACCAAAAAATCATCTGTAGATGTTGTCCCTGAAAATGCAAAGGAGCAGGAAAGAAAAGGAATCGCTTCAGATAGCGCATTAGTGGACAAAGCTAGCTTTCAATGTTCACCCAGAAATTCAGGAGACAGTCTTGGGAGAAATGGAGTCAAGGGAAAGGTCAGGGAATTTGTTAAGAAACTCAACCAAGAAGCTTCTTCAAAACCCATAACTGATAGTGAACCTAGTGATCCTCGAAGTCAGAGCTCTAGACGGAAAAATGCTGGCTCTTTTAGAGCTGAGAAAGGAGCACACGTTAGTGCAACTGAAACGGATGAACAAATGCATATGGACAATGCGAACAGGAAGAAAATG gtagaTGAAAATCCTAAACAGCAGCAGAGACGATATTCTGGTTTAAAAACAGCCATCCATAAATCTAGTGGTACTACTTATGTCCAGAAGGATAGCTTGGCATCAG TATCAATACCTGATGATTCTGTGGCGGCACTTAGAGACAGACAGGATTCCTTCCAAGGGAACTTTGTG ATAGAAGAATTATCTCAAGAGCAGAGCAAACAACCACAAATTGATGAAGATCATGATGAAATCCAA GTTTCAGATGCTAAAATTCGACAGTGGTTGAGTGGGAAGGAAGGAAACATACGCTCACTTCTGTCAACTTTACAATAT GTTCTATGGCCTGAGAGTGGATGGAAGCCTGTGCCTCTAGTCGATATAATTGAAGGAAATGCAGTAAAGAGAGCTTATCAGAAAGCTTTACTTTGTCTACACCCAGACAAGCTACAGCAGAAGGGTGCTGCTGTGCATCAAAAATACATTGcagaaaaagtttttgattcTTTGCAG GAGGCGTGGACTCATTTCAATTCTCTCGGTTCATTTTGA
- the LOC117906767 gene encoding J domain-containing protein required for chloroplast accumulation response 1 isoform X3, with protein MIGSVLISMERCCHKENTVLGCRDQRSLVTSVSSPKTPLRHSDVDFHDVFGGPPRRLSNQVTRYSFGEGTEPSALRGGEDGVSVCNPWTGLSEKPVFGEDGGNRRRYHSEDFFDDIFRGDNSVNTSPRGHDLDPFSSSPGSRVLSPAQPLPPPQAEIFGSSSNPAQLSTSLPSKVTRAMDFHSLREPGASNGTSYPYSPPSRFSNQTIKGDESPKLTTSNRADMGDNLENGSNSSKVEINTSQSHFSLYKWASKGVPFVTPLRRLNSSRTKVKSKTERCSSTNGRFQSGRMVSELPEAILHDVEYHYTDDTSAITKSFKIDREKQKNDTLFTKITQDRLEECQIVEEVVLAIPNLEPLNKTHNRIEDDAVLSNTRKEGKPYSLSETGLCGKAEKEISVLAHEVSNPELKSLRSLLHETDDGQGTDKVTGKDGGKESMLKTTKKSSVDVVPENAKEQERKGIASDSALVDKASFQCSPRNSGDSLGRNGVKGKVREFVKKLNQEASSKPITDSEPSDPRSQSSRRKNAGSFRAEKGAHVSATETDEQMHMDNANRKKMVPDASIMVDENPKQQQRRYSGLKTAIHKSSGTTYVQKDSLASVSIPDDSVAALRDRQDSFQGNFVIEELSQEQSKQPQIDEDHDEIQVSDAKIRQWLSGKEGNIRSLLSTLQYVLWPESGWKPVPLVDIIEGNAVKRAYQKALLCLHPDKLQQKGAAVHQKYIAEKVFDSLQEAWTHFNSLGSF; from the exons ATGATTGGGTCGGTTCTGATATCGATGGAGCGGTGCTGTCATAAAGAGAATACTGTGCTGGGCTGCAGGGATCAGAGATCACTCGTGACCTCTGTTTCGTCGCCCAAGACTCCGTTGAGACACTCCGACGTCGATTTTCACGACGTCTTCGGCGGTCCGCCGCGGCGGTTGTCGAATCAGGTTACGCGATACAGCTTCGGGGAAGGTACGGAACCATCCGCGTTGAGAGGAGGTGAGGATGGGGTTTCGGTCTGCAATCCGTGGACTGGTCTCAGTGAGAAGCCTGTGTTTGGCGAAGACGGTGGTAATCGGCGGCGGTACCACAGCGAGGACTTCTTCGACGATATCTTTAGAGGCGACAACTCTGTGAATACCAGTCCAAGAGGGCACGATCTGGATCCGTTTTCTTCTTCTCCGGGTTCGCGGGTTCTGAGCCCCGCCCAGCCATTGCCGCCGCCCCAAGCGGAGATTTTCGGAAGCTCGTCTAATCCTGCTCAATTGAG CACCAGCCTCCCCTCAAAAGTGACCAGAGCAATGGATTTTCACTCACTTAGGGAACCCGGTGCTTCAAATGGGACAAGCTATCCATATTCTCCACCCTCGAgattttcaaatcaaacaatcaaag GTGACGAGTCACCAAAGCTGACCACATCTAATAGAGCAGACATGGGAGACAACTTGGAAAATGGTTCAAATAGCTCCAAGGTTGAAATCAATACCAGCCAATCCCACTTTTCTCTATACAAATGGGCAAGTAAAGGCGTACCATTTGTAACCCCTCTTAGGAGACTAAACAGTTCAAGGACAAAAGTAAAGAGCAAGACTGAGAGATGCTCAAGCACTAATGGAAGGTTCCAAAGTGGGAGAATGGTGAGTGAATTACCCGAAGCAATTCTGCATGATGTTGAATATCATtatactgatgatacatcagcAATTACCAAGTCCTTCAAGATTGACCGTGAGAAGCAAAAAAATGACACTCTTTTTACTAAAATCACTCAAGACAGATTAGAAGAGTGCCAAATTGTTGAAGAGGTGGTTCTTGCTATTCCCAATCTGGAACCCCTGAATAAAACTCATAACAGAATTGAAGATGATGCTGTATTGTCCAATACAAGAAAAGAAGGGAAACCTTATTCTTTGTCTGAAACAGGTTTATGTGGAAAAGCAGAGAAAGAAATTTCTGTGCTTGCACATGAAGTTAGCAACCCTGAGTTGAAATCTCTACGTTCATTGTTGCATGAGACTGATGATGGACAAG GCACCGATAAGGTAACTGGTAAGGATGGAGGTAAAGAAAGCATGCTAAAAACTACCAAAAAATCATCTGTAGATGTTGTCCCTGAAAATGCAAAGGAGCAGGAAAGAAAAGGAATCGCTTCAGATAGCGCATTAGTGGACAAAGCTAGCTTTCAATGTTCACCCAGAAATTCAGGAGACAGTCTTGGGAGAAATGGAGTCAAGGGAAAGGTCAGGGAATTTGTTAAGAAACTCAACCAAGAAGCTTCTTCAAAACCCATAACTGATAGTGAACCTAGTGATCCTCGAAGTCAGAGCTCTAGACGGAAAAATGCTGGCTCTTTTAGAGCTGAGAAAGGAGCACACGTTAGTGCAACTGAAACGGATGAACAAATGCATATGGACAATGCGAACAGGAAGAAAATGGTACCAGATGCTTCTATCATG gtagaTGAAAATCCTAAACAGCAGCAGAGACGATATTCTGGTTTAAAAACAGCCATCCATAAATCTAGTGGTACTACTTATGTCCAGAAGGATAGCTTGGCATCAG TATCAATACCTGATGATTCTGTGGCGGCACTTAGAGACAGACAGGATTCCTTCCAAGGGAACTTTGTG ATAGAAGAATTATCTCAAGAGCAGAGCAAACAACCACAAATTGATGAAGATCATGATGAAATCCAA GTTTCAGATGCTAAAATTCGACAGTGGTTGAGTGGGAAGGAAGGAAACATACGCTCACTTCTGTCAACTTTACAATAT GTTCTATGGCCTGAGAGTGGATGGAAGCCTGTGCCTCTAGTCGATATAATTGAAGGAAATGCAGTAAAGAGAGCTTATCAGAAAGCTTTACTTTGTCTACACCCAGACAAGCTACAGCAGAAGGGTGCTGCTGTGCATCAAAAATACATTGcagaaaaagtttttgattcTTTGCAG GAGGCGTGGACTCATTTCAATTCTCTCGGTTCATTTTGA